A stretch of Pseudomonas sp. LRP2-20 DNA encodes these proteins:
- a CDS encoding electron transfer flavoprotein-ubiquinone oxidoreductase, producing MEREYMEFDVVIVGAGPAGLSAACRLKQKAAEAGSEISVCVVEKGSEVGAHILSGAVFEPRALNELFPDWKALGAPLNTEVKRDDIYVLKDAGSSTKVPDLFVPKTMHNQGNYIISLGNLCRWLAQQAENLGVEIYPGFAAQEALFDENGVVRGIITGDLGVDREGNPKDGLYTPGMELRAKYTLFAEGCRGHIGKQLIKRFDLDNESDVQHYGIGLKEIWEIDPAKHEQGLVVHTAGWPLDVMAKDNTGGSFLYHLENNQVVVGLIVDLSYANPYLSPFDEFQRLKHHPVMSQYLEGGKRISYGARAICKGGFNSLPKMVFNGGALIGCDLGTLNFAKIKGSHTAMKSGMLAAEAVADALIAGSEGGDQLNGYVSAFKASWLYEELFASRNFGPAMHKFGPLLGAAFNYVDQNWFGGKLPFTLHDTKPDYACLKLAAESKKIDYPKPDGKLSFDKLSSVFLSSTNHEEEQPCHLKLTDPNVPIASNLPLYDEPAQRYCPAGVYEVVSQEDGSKRFQINAQNCVHCKTCDIKDPAQNITWVTPEGAGGPNYPNM from the coding sequence GTGGAACGCGAATACATGGAATTCGACGTGGTCATCGTCGGTGCAGGCCCCGCGGGCCTGTCCGCCGCCTGCCGACTGAAGCAGAAGGCCGCCGAAGCCGGTAGCGAGATCAGCGTCTGCGTGGTGGAAAAAGGCTCCGAAGTGGGTGCTCATATTCTTTCCGGTGCGGTGTTCGAACCCCGCGCCCTGAACGAGCTGTTCCCCGACTGGAAAGCGCTCGGCGCACCGCTGAACACCGAAGTGAAGCGCGACGATATCTACGTGCTCAAGGACGCCGGCAGCTCGACCAAGGTCCCGGACCTGTTCGTGCCCAAGACCATGCACAACCAGGGTAACTACATCATCTCGCTGGGCAACCTGTGCCGCTGGCTGGCCCAGCAGGCCGAAAACCTGGGCGTGGAAATCTACCCTGGCTTCGCCGCCCAGGAAGCGCTGTTCGATGAAAACGGCGTGGTCCGCGGCATCATCACCGGCGACCTGGGTGTCGACCGCGAAGGCAACCCGAAGGACGGCCTGTACACCCCGGGCATGGAACTGCGCGCCAAGTACACCCTGTTCGCCGAAGGCTGCCGCGGCCACATCGGCAAGCAGCTGATCAAGCGCTTCGACCTCGACAACGAGTCCGACGTCCAGCACTACGGCATCGGCCTCAAGGAAATCTGGGAAATCGACCCGGCCAAGCACGAGCAAGGCCTGGTGGTGCACACCGCTGGCTGGCCGCTGGACGTGATGGCCAAGGACAACACCGGCGGCTCGTTCCTCTATCACCTGGAAAACAACCAGGTGGTGGTCGGCCTGATCGTCGACCTCTCCTACGCCAACCCGTACCTGTCGCCGTTCGACGAGTTCCAGCGCCTCAAGCACCACCCGGTGATGAGCCAGTACCTCGAAGGTGGCAAGCGCATCAGCTACGGTGCCCGCGCCATCTGCAAAGGCGGCTTCAACTCGCTGCCGAAGATGGTCTTCAACGGCGGCGCGCTGATCGGCTGCGACCTCGGCACCCTGAACTTCGCCAAGATCAAAGGCAGCCACACGGCGATGAAGTCCGGCATGCTCGCTGCCGAAGCCGTCGCCGATGCACTGATCGCCGGCAGCGAGGGCGGTGACCAGCTCAACGGCTATGTCAGTGCCTTCAAGGCCAGCTGGCTCTATGAAGAACTGTTCGCCAGCCGCAACTTCGGCCCGGCCATGCACAAGTTCGGCCCGCTGCTTGGCGCGGCCTTCAACTATGTCGACCAGAACTGGTTCGGCGGCAAGCTGCCATTCACCCTGCACGACACCAAGCCTGACTACGCCTGTCTCAAGCTCGCCGCCGAGTCGAAGAAGATCGACTACCCGAAACCGGACGGCAAGCTCAGCTTCGACAAGCTCAGCTCGGTATTCCTCTCCAGCACCAACCACGAAGAGGAACAACCCTGCCACCTGAAGCTGACCGACCCGAACGTGCCGATTGCCAGCAACCTGCCGCTGTACGACGAGCCGGCCCAGCGCTACTGCCCGGCAGGCGTGTATGAAGTGGTCAGCCAGGAAGACGGCAGCAAGCGCTTCCAGATCAACGCGCAGAACTGCGTGCACTGCAAGACCTGCGACATCAAGGACCCGGCCCAGAACATCACCTGGGTCACCCCTGAAGGCGCTGGCGGGCCGAACTACCCGAACATGTAA
- a CDS encoding MFS transporter has translation MTAIDTARPPRFSRADHRTLGLAALGGALEIYDFIIFVFFALTLSQLFFPPQMPEWLRLLQSFGIFVTGYLARPLGGILMAHFADHLGRKRVFSLSILMMALPCLLIGVMPTYADIGYAAPLILLALRILQGAAVGGEVPSAWTFVAEHAPSGRRGYALGFLQAGLTFGYLLGALTATLLAHVYTAQEILDYAWRYPFLLGGVFGVIGVWLRRWLSETPVFLALRERQEQPVRFPLRRVLGEHRSALIPAALLTCVLTSAVVVLVVITPTVMQQRFGMTAGHTFALSSVGIVFLNIGCVLAGLLVDRLGAWRALMIYSLLLPLGIGALYASLVGQWGMTWLAYALAGLACGVVGVVPSVMVGLFPAEIRVSGISFTYNVAYALWASTTPLALIALMPWSPWVCVGFCLIMGTVGLLTALYFGRREPLAFAGEPMPVMCADK, from the coding sequence ATGACTGCCATCGATACCGCTCGCCCGCCCCGGTTCAGCCGCGCCGACCACCGGACCCTGGGCCTGGCGGCATTGGGCGGCGCGTTGGAAATCTACGATTTCATCATCTTCGTGTTCTTTGCCCTGACCCTCAGCCAGCTGTTCTTCCCACCGCAAATGCCCGAGTGGCTGCGCCTGCTGCAGAGCTTCGGCATATTCGTCACCGGCTACCTGGCGCGACCGCTGGGTGGCATCCTGATGGCCCATTTTGCCGACCACCTCGGGCGCAAGCGGGTGTTCAGCCTGAGCATCCTGATGATGGCCTTGCCGTGCCTGCTGATCGGGGTGATGCCGACCTATGCCGACATTGGCTATGCGGCACCGTTGATCCTGCTGGCGCTGCGCATCCTGCAGGGCGCCGCCGTGGGCGGCGAGGTGCCGAGCGCCTGGACCTTCGTCGCCGAGCACGCGCCAAGCGGGCGTCGTGGCTATGCCTTGGGCTTCCTGCAGGCGGGGCTGACCTTCGGCTACTTGCTGGGGGCACTGACGGCGACGCTGCTGGCGCATGTGTACACGGCGCAGGAGATTCTCGATTACGCCTGGCGCTACCCGTTCCTGCTGGGTGGGGTGTTTGGCGTGATTGGTGTGTGGCTGCGCCGCTGGCTCAGCGAGACGCCGGTGTTTCTGGCCTTGCGCGAGCGTCAGGAGCAGCCGGTGCGGTTTCCGCTGCGACGGGTGCTGGGCGAGCACCGTTCGGCGTTGATCCCGGCGGCGCTACTGACCTGCGTGCTGACTTCCGCGGTGGTGGTGCTGGTGGTGATTACCCCGACGGTGATGCAGCAGCGCTTTGGCATGACGGCGGGGCATACCTTTGCCCTGAGCAGCGTGGGCATCGTCTTTCTCAATATCGGCTGCGTGCTGGCCGGGTTGCTGGTCGACCGCCTGGGTGCCTGGCGCGCACTGATGATCTACAGCCTGCTGCTGCCCCTGGGTATCGGTGCGTTGTACGCCAGCCTGGTGGGGCAGTGGGGCATGACCTGGCTGGCCTATGCGCTGGCAGGGTTGGCTTGTGGCGTGGTTGGAGTGGTGCCGTCGGTGATGGTTGGACTGTTCCCGGCCGAGATCCGCGTTTCGGGGATTTCCTTCACGTACAACGTGGCCTACGCACTGTGGGCCAGCACCACGCCGCTGGCGCTGATTGCGCTGATGCCCTGGAGCCCGTGGGTGTGTGTCGGCTTTTGCCTGATCATGGGTACCGTGGGGCTGCTGACCGCGTTGTACTTCGGGCGTCGTGAGCCGTTGGCGTTTGCCGGCGAGCCGATGCCGGTCATGTGTGCTGACAAGTAG
- a CDS encoding efflux RND transporter periplasmic adaptor subunit: MSRLSSPRRRLTFAGVGLLSLGCLLAWQTLPFGAQPLGTVTVTRADIESSVTALGTLQPRRYVDVGAQASGQIRTLHVEAGDRVRKGQLLVEIDPSTQQARLDAGRFSIDNLKAQLAEQRAQFELASQQLKRQRDLAAAGATRDEDVQAAAAQLKVTQARIDMFQAQIRQAQASLRSDEAELGYTRIYAPMDGTVVAVDAREGQTLNAQQRTPLILRIAKLSPMTVWAQVSEADIGKVKPGMTAYFTTLAGGKRRWSSTVRQILPIPPKPLEQASQGGGSPASAGSTGNQVVQYTVLLDVDNPDGALMADMTTQVFFVAGQASQVLTVPLAALDDNGGQYMARVLDPHGKVVQRQVRTGLSDRLRVQVLDGLSEGEQLLMGAPSASGG; encoded by the coding sequence ATGAGCCGTTTATCCTCCCCCCGCCGCCGGCTCACCTTCGCCGGCGTGGGCCTGCTGAGCCTGGGCTGCCTGCTGGCCTGGCAAACCCTGCCCTTCGGCGCGCAACCGCTCGGTACCGTCACGGTCACGCGGGCAGACATCGAAAGCAGCGTGACAGCCCTGGGCACCTTGCAACCCCGGCGTTACGTGGATGTGGGCGCCCAGGCCTCGGGGCAGATCCGTACCTTGCACGTGGAAGCGGGCGACCGGGTGCGCAAGGGCCAACTGCTGGTCGAGATCGACCCCTCCACCCAGCAGGCGCGGCTGGATGCCGGGCGCTTCTCGATCGACAACCTCAAGGCCCAGCTCGCCGAGCAGCGTGCGCAGTTCGAGCTGGCCAGCCAGCAACTCAAGCGCCAACGTGATCTTGCCGCTGCCGGCGCCACCCGGGATGAAGACGTACAGGCCGCTGCCGCCCAGCTCAAGGTCACCCAGGCGCGTATCGACATGTTCCAGGCCCAGATCCGTCAGGCCCAGGCCAGCCTGCGCAGCGACGAGGCGGAATTGGGCTACACGCGCATCTATGCGCCGATGGACGGCACGGTGGTGGCCGTCGACGCCCGCGAAGGCCAGACCCTCAACGCCCAGCAACGCACCCCGCTGATCCTGCGCATCGCCAAGCTGTCGCCGATGACCGTGTGGGCCCAGGTGTCCGAAGCCGACATCGGCAAGGTCAAGCCGGGCATGACGGCCTACTTCACCACGCTGGCCGGCGGCAAGCGCCGCTGGAGCAGCACCGTGCGGCAGATTCTGCCGATCCCGCCCAAGCCGCTCGAGCAGGCCAGCCAGGGTGGCGGCAGCCCTGCCAGCGCCGGCAGCACCGGTAATCAGGTGGTGCAGTACACCGTGCTGCTGGATGTCGACAACCCGGATGGTGCCCTGATGGCCGACATGACCACCCAGGTGTTCTTCGTCGCCGGCCAGGCCAGCCAGGTGCTGACCGTGCCCCTTGCCGCACTGGACGACAACGGCGGCCAATACATGGCACGGGTGCTCGACCCGCACGGTAAGGTGGTGCAGCGCCAAGTGCGCACGGGCCTGAGCGACCGCCTGCGCGTCCAGGTGCTGGACGGGCTCAGCGAAGGCGAACAGCTGCTGATGGGCGCCCCCAGCGCCAGTGGGGGCTGA
- a CDS encoding electron transfer flavoprotein subunit alpha/FixB family protein — MTILVVAEYENGAVAPATLNTVAAAAKIGGDVHVLVAGQNVGGVAESAAKIAGVAKVLVADNAAYAHVLPENVAPLIVELAKGYSHVLAPATTNGKNILPRVAALLDVDQISEIISVESADTFKRPIYAGNAIATVQSSAAIKVITVRTTGFDAVAAEGGSAAVEAVAAAHNAGISAFVGEELAKSDRPELTAAKIVVSGGRGMGNGDNFKHLYSLADKLGAAVGASRAAVDAGFVPNDMQVGQTGKIVAPQLYIAVGISGAIQHLAGMKDSKVIVAINKDEEAPIFQVADYGLVADLFEAVPELEKLV, encoded by the coding sequence ATGACTATCCTGGTTGTCGCTGAATACGAAAACGGTGCCGTAGCCCCGGCCACCCTGAACACTGTCGCCGCTGCCGCCAAGATCGGTGGTGATGTGCACGTGCTGGTCGCTGGCCAGAACGTCGGTGGCGTCGCCGAATCCGCCGCCAAGATCGCTGGCGTGGCCAAGGTGCTGGTTGCCGATAACGCCGCCTACGCCCACGTGCTGCCGGAAAACGTCGCGCCGCTGATCGTCGAACTGGCCAAGGGCTACAGCCACGTGCTGGCCCCAGCCACCACCAACGGCAAGAACATTCTGCCGCGCGTTGCCGCGCTGCTGGACGTCGACCAGATCTCCGAGATCATCTCGGTCGAATCGGCCGACACCTTCAAGCGCCCGATCTACGCAGGTAACGCCATTGCCACCGTGCAATCGAGCGCAGCCATCAAGGTCATCACCGTGCGTACCACCGGTTTCGACGCCGTGGCTGCCGAAGGTGGCTCGGCTGCCGTGGAAGCAGTAGCGGCTGCGCATAACGCCGGCATCTCGGCCTTTGTTGGCGAAGAACTGGCCAAGTCCGACCGCCCAGAGCTGACCGCTGCCAAGATCGTCGTTTCCGGCGGCCGTGGCATGGGTAACGGTGACAACTTCAAGCACCTGTACAGCCTGGCCGACAAGCTCGGCGCTGCCGTCGGTGCCTCGCGCGCCGCGGTCGACGCCGGCTTCGTACCGAACGACATGCAGGTCGGCCAGACCGGCAAGATCGTTGCGCCACAGCTGTACATCGCCGTCGGTATCTCCGGCGCGATCCAGCACCTGGCCGGCATGAAGGATTCCAAGGTGATCGTCGCGATCAACAAGGATGAAGAAGCGCCGATCTTCCAGGTGGCTGATTACGGCCTGGTTGCCGACCTGTTCGAAGCTGTTCCAGAGCTGGAAAAGCTGGTCTGA
- a CDS encoding sigma-70 family RNA polymerase sigma factor: MEHYYRELVSFLSARLGNRQAAEDVAHDAYLRVLERTEGGLIEHPRAFLYRTALNLVIDRHRRHQVRQAESLDALDADGRFLSAELQHDMQLDQRLAMMQKALDELSKVCRDCFLLRKLDGLSHQQIAERLGISRSLVEKHIVNAMKHCRVRMRQWES, encoded by the coding sequence GTGGAACATTACTATCGCGAACTGGTGAGCTTCCTTAGTGCGCGCCTGGGCAATCGCCAGGCGGCGGAGGACGTTGCCCACGATGCCTATCTGCGGGTGCTGGAGCGTACCGAAGGCGGGCTGATCGAGCATCCGCGAGCGTTTCTCTACCGTACCGCGCTCAACCTGGTGATCGACCGGCACCGGCGCCACCAGGTGCGCCAGGCCGAGTCGCTGGATGCGCTGGATGCCGATGGGCGCTTTCTCAGCGCAGAACTGCAGCACGACATGCAACTCGACCAGCGCCTGGCCATGATGCAAAAGGCCCTGGATGAACTGAGCAAGGTGTGCCGGGACTGCTTTTTGTTGCGCAAACTCGATGGTCTGTCACACCAGCAGATTGCAGAACGCCTGGGTATTTCCCGCAGCCTGGTGGAAAAGCACATCGTCAACGCCATGAAGCATTGCCGTGTGCGCATGCGGCAGTGGGAGTCCTGA
- a CDS encoding electron transfer flavoprotein subunit beta/FixA family protein, producing the protein MKVLVAVKRVVDYNVKVRVKADNSGVDLANVKMSMNPFCEIAVEEAVRLKEKGVATEIVVVSVGPTTAQEQLRTALALGADRAILVEAADELNSLAVAKALKAVVDKEQPQLVILGKQAIDSDNNQTGQMLAALTGYAQGTFASKVEVAGDKLNVTREIDGGLQTVALNLPAIVTTDLRLNEPRYASLPNIMKAKKKPLETVTPDALGVSLASTNKTLKVEAPAARSAGIKVKSVAELVEKLKNEAKVI; encoded by the coding sequence ATGAAGGTTCTTGTAGCTGTCAAACGAGTGGTCGACTACAACGTCAAGGTTCGCGTCAAGGCGGACAACTCCGGCGTCGACCTTGCTAACGTCAAGATGTCCATGAACCCCTTCTGCGAAATCGCCGTGGAAGAAGCCGTACGCCTGAAGGAAAAGGGCGTCGCGACCGAGATCGTTGTCGTCTCCGTCGGCCCGACCACTGCCCAGGAGCAGCTGCGTACTGCCCTGGCCCTGGGTGCCGATCGCGCCATCCTGGTCGAAGCCGCTGACGAGCTGAACTCCCTGGCCGTGGCCAAGGCGCTGAAGGCCGTTGTCGACAAGGAGCAGCCACAGCTGGTGATCCTCGGCAAGCAGGCCATCGACAGTGACAACAACCAGACCGGCCAGATGCTGGCTGCGCTGACCGGCTACGCCCAGGGCACCTTCGCCTCCAAGGTTGAAGTGGCTGGCGACAAGCTGAACGTCACCCGTGAAATCGACGGCGGCCTGCAGACCGTTGCACTGAACCTGCCAGCCATCGTCACCACTGACCTGCGCCTGAACGAGCCACGCTACGCGTCGCTGCCGAACATCATGAAGGCCAAGAAGAAGCCGCTGGAGACCGTTACTCCAGACGCGCTGGGCGTTTCCCTCGCCTCCACCAACAAGACCCTGAAGGTTGAAGCCCCGGCTGCCCGCAGCGCTGGCATCAAGGTCAAATCGGTGGCCGAACTGGTCGAGAAGCTGAAGAACGAAGCGAAGGTAATCTAA
- a CDS encoding histidine kinase, whose amino-acid sequence MTNKTLRILIADEHPHQRLQLEKLLNGLGYYRIAPVESFDELQRLVQCAMQPFNLLLGNIELASHAGVDLARFCRVSTQIQHALLYHSQHLKVPVVPQTERQAVSVSLPQVPDNDALQSFMAIIDSPVLVGKIALPSGLAGGAVHARKPRNFGHTVFSR is encoded by the coding sequence ATGACAAACAAGACCCTGCGCATCCTGATTGCCGATGAGCACCCGCACCAGCGCCTGCAGCTGGAAAAACTGCTCAATGGCCTTGGCTATTACCGGATTGCCCCGGTCGAGTCCTTTGACGAGTTGCAGCGCCTGGTGCAGTGCGCCATGCAACCGTTCAACCTGCTGTTGGGCAACATCGAGCTGGCCAGCCATGCCGGTGTCGACCTGGCACGGTTCTGCCGGGTCAGTACGCAGATCCAGCACGCCCTGCTTTACCATTCGCAACACCTGAAAGTGCCTGTCGTGCCGCAGACCGAGCGCCAGGCCGTCAGTGTGAGCCTGCCACAGGTGCCGGACAACGACGCGCTGCAATCTTTCATGGCGATCATCGACAGCCCTGTGCTGGTCGGCAAGATTGCCCTGCCTTCCGGGCTGGCGGGTGGCGCGGTGCATGCGCGCAAGCCAAGGAACTTCGGCCACACCGTCTTCAGCCGTTAG